One Rhizobiales bacterium GAS188 DNA window includes the following coding sequences:
- a CDS encoding peptide chain release factor 1 gives MKLPAAKLDAILTRHAALVFRLAENPPTAETIELSRELSQLGPIVAAIEELRATEGQLAGTEAMLAEPAIDAEMRELALAERQELTARLETQQQDTQLMLLPKDAADEKGAILEVRAGTGGDEAALFAGDLFRMYARYAALRGWSFEVLSQAEGSVGGFKEVIAEVRGRGAYARLRYESGVHRVQRVPDTEASGRIHTSAATVAVLPEAEDLDMVLDESELRIDTMRASGAGGQHVNKTESAIRITHIPSNIVVFVQDERSQHRNKAKALAILRARLYDLERTRLDSERAANRRSQVGSGDRSERIRTYNFPQGRVTDHRIGLTLYKLGEVLEGVALDELIDALITQRQAELLAMSEAAA, from the coding sequence GAACCCGCCGACCGCGGAAACGATCGAATTGTCGCGCGAATTGTCGCAGCTCGGTCCGATCGTCGCGGCGATCGAGGAATTGCGCGCGACCGAAGGGCAGCTCGCCGGGACCGAGGCCATGCTGGCCGAGCCCGCCATCGACGCCGAGATGCGCGAGCTCGCGCTCGCCGAGCGCCAGGAGCTGACCGCCCGCCTGGAGACGCAGCAGCAAGACACCCAGCTCATGCTGCTGCCGAAAGACGCCGCCGATGAGAAGGGCGCGATCCTCGAAGTGCGCGCCGGAACGGGCGGCGACGAGGCGGCGCTATTCGCGGGCGATCTCTTCCGCATGTATGCGCGCTATGCGGCGCTCAGGGGCTGGAGCTTCGAGGTGCTCTCGCAAGCCGAGGGCTCGGTCGGCGGCTTCAAGGAGGTGATCGCGGAGGTGCGCGGTCGCGGCGCTTATGCGCGCTTGCGCTATGAGAGCGGCGTGCATCGGGTGCAGCGCGTTCCGGATACCGAGGCCTCCGGGCGCATCCACACTTCGGCGGCGACCGTGGCGGTGCTGCCCGAGGCCGAGGACCTCGACATGGTGCTCGACGAATCCGAGCTGCGCATCGACACGATGCGCGCCTCAGGCGCCGGGGGACAGCACGTCAACAAGACCGAATCGGCGATCCGCATCACCCATATCCCGAGCAATATCGTGGTCTTCGTCCAGGACGAGCGCTCGCAGCACCGCAACAAGGCAAAGGCGCTGGCGATCCTGCGGGCGCGGCTCTACGATCTCGAACGCACGAGGCTCGACAGCGAACGGGCCGCGAACCGACGCAGCCAAGTGGGCTCGGGCGACCGCTCAGAGCGCATCCGCACCTATAATTTCCCGCAAGGCCGGGTGACCGATCATCGCATCGGCCTCACGCTCTACAAGCTCGGCGAGGTGCTCGAAGGCGTGGCGCTCGACGAGTTGATCGACGCTCTCATCACACAGCGCCAGGCCGAGCTCCTGGCGATGAGCGAGGCGGCGGCGTGA
- a CDS encoding [protein release factor]-glutamine N5-methyltransferase: protein MSRSSALAFTAAQPADRALASLRARLAASGAASPALEARCLIEAACGFDRAVLVAHGDRPLGASAQRLNALAARRLAGEPLARILGEWEFWGLAFSLSAATLVPRPDTETLVEAVLRCCDSHDGRRHPWRILDLGTGSGCIAIALLTELPRASLVGVDRSPQALMTARRNAERHGVAGRAHWIAGDWASALDASFDIVVSNPPYVASPDIPGLSREVREHDPLMALDGGVDGLACYRKIAGELGRLLAQGGSVFLEIGAGQEAQLRELLAAQGLAEIRSHADLAGVERVVSAVSGG from the coding sequence GTGAGCCGCAGCTCCGCCCTCGCCTTCACGGCCGCGCAGCCGGCGGATCGCGCTCTCGCCTCGCTACGGGCCCGGCTTGCGGCAAGCGGGGCCGCGAGCCCGGCGCTCGAGGCGCGCTGCCTTATCGAGGCCGCCTGCGGCTTCGACCGCGCCGTGCTGGTCGCGCATGGAGACCGGCCTCTCGGAGCCTCGGCGCAGCGCCTCAATGCTCTCGCGGCGCGCCGCCTCGCCGGAGAGCCGCTGGCGCGCATCCTGGGTGAGTGGGAATTTTGGGGCCTCGCCTTCTCGCTGTCGGCCGCGACCCTGGTGCCGCGGCCCGACACCGAAACGCTGGTCGAGGCGGTGCTGCGTTGTTGCGATTCACACGATGGACGCCGCCATCCCTGGCGCATCCTCGACCTGGGGACCGGCAGCGGCTGCATCGCGATCGCGCTCCTGACCGAGCTGCCGCGGGCGAGCCTCGTCGGCGTCGACCGTTCGCCTCAAGCGCTCATGACGGCGCGCCGCAATGCCGAGCGCCATGGGGTTGCCGGGCGAGCCCATTGGATCGCCGGCGACTGGGCCAGCGCGCTCGACGCCTCCTTCGACATCGTGGTGTCCAATCCACCTTATGTGGCGAGCCCCGACATCCCGGGACTTTCGCGCGAAGTGCGTGAGCATGACCCGCTCATGGCGCTCGACGGGGGCGTCGACGGCCTTGCCTGCTATCGCAAGATCGCCGGCGAGCTCGGGCGCCTCTTGGCCCAGGGCGGGAGCGTCTTCCTCGAAATCGGTGCGGGCCAGGAGGCCCAGCTGCGCGAATTGCTGGCTGCGCAAGGCCTTGCGGAAATCCGCTCCCATGCCGATCTTGCTGGTGTGGAGCGTGTCGTCTCGGCCGTATCCGGGGGCTAA